One segment of Paenibacillus sp. FSL R7-0337 DNA contains the following:
- a CDS encoding YdcF family protein, translating to MDWYVYQRGSSPIRKVSRKRHHRTKRVVTLSLLVLIVAGFIWCGVVFNRINSAATTSPMVKADAGVILGMSMWGDEPSPGLKERLDYALELYKSGAFSHFVVSGGLDQPDYKYTEAEGMKRYLVAHGVPDKVIYLEDQSTSTYENLLFSKTIMQQEGLSSAVVITHEFHGRRALEIARKLGYKNPELGVTESKVMSMLKYKPREILAYTKWKLQELSL from the coding sequence ATGGATTGGTATGTCTATCAGCGGGGCTCATCCCCGATCCGCAAAGTATCACGCAAGCGCCATCACCGTACGAAGAGGGTGGTTACGCTATCGCTGCTGGTTCTGATTGTGGCCGGATTCATCTGGTGCGGAGTAGTCTTTAACAGAATTAACAGTGCAGCAACTACCTCGCCCATGGTGAAGGCGGATGCCGGAGTCATTCTGGGCATGTCGATGTGGGGGGATGAACCGAGTCCGGGGCTGAAGGAACGGCTGGATTATGCGCTTGAGCTGTATAAATCTGGTGCATTCAGCCATTTTGTTGTCTCTGGAGGGCTGGATCAGCCGGACTACAAATACACGGAAGCCGAAGGTATGAAGAGGTATCTGGTTGCCCATGGAGTACCGGATAAGGTGATCTATCTGGAGGACCAGTCTACCAGCACTTACGAGAACCTGCTGTTCAGTAAGACAATCATGCAGCAGGAGGGATTGTCTTCAGCCGTCGTGATTACTCATGAATTCCATGGCCGCCGCGCCTTGGAGATTGCGCGTAAGCTGGGGTATAAGAACCCGGAGCTTGGTGTCACGGAGTCTAAAGTGATGTCGATGCTTAAGTATAAGCCCCGCGAGATTCTGGCCTACACCAAATGGAAATTGCAGGAGCTGTCGCTGTAA
- the glnA gene encoding type I glutamate--ammonia ligase, whose translation MSFTKEDILRISKDENVRFIRLQFTDLLGTIKNVEIPVSQLEKALDNKMMFDGSSIEGYVRIEESDMYLYPDLSTWVIFPWVTDSRVARLICDVYMPDGTPFAGDPRGILKRCLQEAEEMGFTAMNVGPEPEFFLFRTDEKGNPTTELNDQGGYFDLAPMDLGENCRREIVLTLEEMGFEVEASHHEVASGQHEIDFKYADAIKAADQIQTFKLVVKTIARHHGLHATFMPKPLFGMNGSGMHAHQSLFNGSENMFYDESDKLGLSKTARYYMAGILKHARAFAAITNPTVNSYKRLVPGYEAPCYVAWSASNRSPMIRIPASRGLSTRVEVRNPDPAANPYLALAVMLKAGLDGIKRKLDLPAPIDRNIYVMSEEERIEEGIPSLPSDLKEALNEMIRSHVITEALGEHALAHFYELKEIEWDIYRTQVHEWERDQYMTLY comes from the coding sequence GTGAGCTTTACTAAAGAGGATATTCTGCGCATTTCCAAGGACGAGAACGTCCGGTTTATTCGCCTGCAATTCACCGATTTGCTGGGAACGATCAAAAATGTAGAGATTCCAGTAAGCCAGCTTGAAAAAGCACTCGACAATAAAATGATGTTCGATGGTTCTTCCATCGAAGGTTATGTGCGGATTGAAGAATCCGACATGTATCTGTATCCGGACCTGAGCACTTGGGTAATCTTCCCTTGGGTGACAGACAGCCGTGTGGCACGTTTGATTTGTGATGTGTACATGCCGGACGGAACACCGTTTGCCGGAGATCCGCGCGGTATCCTCAAACGTTGTCTGCAGGAAGCGGAAGAAATGGGCTTCACTGCTATGAACGTTGGACCTGAGCCGGAATTCTTCCTGTTTAGAACTGATGAGAAGGGCAATCCGACCACTGAGCTGAATGACCAGGGTGGATATTTCGATTTGGCGCCGATGGATCTTGGGGAGAACTGCCGTCGTGAGATCGTATTGACACTGGAGGAAATGGGTTTTGAGGTTGAGGCTTCCCACCATGAAGTGGCTTCCGGCCAGCATGAGATTGACTTCAAATACGCCGATGCCATCAAGGCAGCGGATCAGATTCAGACCTTCAAGCTTGTCGTGAAGACGATAGCCCGTCATCACGGCCTGCATGCAACCTTTATGCCTAAGCCTTTGTTCGGTATGAACGGATCGGGGATGCACGCCCACCAATCCCTGTTCAATGGCAGCGAGAATATGTTCTACGATGAGAGCGATAAGCTGGGTCTAAGCAAGACAGCCCGTTATTACATGGCAGGGATTCTGAAGCACGCACGTGCATTTGCTGCAATCACTAACCCGACGGTCAACTCCTACAAACGTCTGGTTCCTGGTTATGAAGCACCTTGCTACGTTGCATGGTCTGCAAGCAATCGCAGCCCGATGATCCGTATTCCGGCTTCGAGAGGGCTTAGCACACGCGTTGAGGTTCGTAATCCGGACCCGGCGGCTAACCCGTACCTTGCACTGGCTGTAATGTTGAAGGCAGGTCTTGATGGAATCAAGCGTAAGCTGGATCTTCCGGCTCCAATTGACCGTAACATCTATGTCATGTCCGAAGAAGAGCGGATTGAAGAAGGCATTCCAAGCCTGCCATCCGATCTGAAGGAAGCTCTGAACGAAATGATCCGCAGCCACGTGATCACAGAAGCCCTCGGCGAACATGCCCTGGCCCACTTCTACGAGCTGAAGGAAATCGAATGGGATATCTACCGTACCCAGGTCCACGAGTGGGAAAGAGATCAGTACATGACGCTTTACTAG
- a CDS encoding methionine gamma-lyase family protein, translated as MAGFAEDLLQAAEAAELEIEGAVKALDRIVDHNQWKVIEAFQRQHVSDFHFAGSTGYAYNDRGREVLDLVYAEVFGAEAALVRPHFASGTHTISTALFGVLRPGDELLYITGRPYDTLHKVVGKPGDGTGSLADFGIGYRETALTEEGKVDWDEVALAINGNTKVIGIQRSRGYDWRSSFTVAEIGEMAARVKAIKPDVIVFVDNCYGEFTETLEPPQVGADLVAGSLIKNPGGGIAETGGYICGRADLVELAAYRLTAPGIGGEVGAMLGTTRGLYQGLFMAPHTVGQAVKGSIFAAAVFQRCGFTTKPAWHEPRTDLIQAVAFDGPEHLIAFVQGIQRAAAVDSHVVPEPWDMPGYEHPVIMAAGTFIQGGSLELSADAPIRAPYIGYMQGGLTYSHVKYGVLMALQSMRERKLL; from the coding sequence ATGGCAGGATTTGCAGAGGATTTATTACAGGCAGCGGAAGCTGCAGAGCTGGAAATCGAAGGAGCGGTCAAGGCGCTGGACCGGATTGTGGATCATAATCAGTGGAAGGTGATCGAAGCCTTTCAGCGCCAGCATGTGAGTGATTTTCACTTCGCAGGCTCTACCGGGTATGCTTACAATGACCGGGGACGTGAGGTGCTGGATCTGGTCTATGCCGAAGTATTCGGTGCGGAAGCTGCGCTGGTCCGGCCGCATTTCGCTTCAGGAACTCATACTATATCTACTGCTCTGTTCGGTGTGCTACGGCCCGGAGATGAGCTTCTGTACATTACAGGACGCCCCTATGATACGCTACATAAGGTAGTTGGCAAGCCTGGAGACGGAACAGGCTCTCTGGCAGATTTCGGCATCGGCTACCGTGAGACTGCACTGACAGAAGAGGGTAAGGTTGACTGGGATGAGGTCGCCTTGGCGATAAATGGAAACACTAAGGTGATCGGAATCCAGCGTTCGCGCGGCTATGACTGGCGTTCATCCTTCACGGTCGCTGAGATTGGCGAGATGGCAGCACGGGTAAAAGCCATTAAGCCGGATGTCATTGTATTCGTGGATAACTGCTACGGAGAGTTCACCGAGACACTGGAGCCGCCGCAGGTTGGCGCTGATCTGGTCGCTGGTTCGCTGATCAAGAATCCCGGCGGCGGGATCGCCGAGACCGGCGGTTATATCTGCGGCCGCGCAGATCTGGTGGAGCTGGCGGCCTACCGCCTGACTGCCCCTGGAATCGGCGGCGAGGTAGGGGCGATGCTGGGCACGACGCGCGGCCTGTATCAAGGTCTGTTCATGGCCCCGCATACGGTGGGACAAGCGGTGAAAGGCAGTATTTTCGCTGCGGCGGTGTTCCAGCGCTGCGGCTTCACCACCAAGCCTGCCTGGCATGAGCCGCGTACGGATCTGATCCAGGCGGTGGCTTTTGACGGACCCGAGCATCTGATAGCCTTCGTACAAGGCATCCAGCGCGCAGCAGCGGTAGACAGCCATGTCGTGCCTGAGCCTTGGGACATGCCGGGGTATGAGCATCCGGTCATCATGGCTGCCGGGACCTTCATCCAGGGCGGAAGCCTGGAGCTGTCTGCAGATGCGCCCATCCGAGCACCGTATATTGGGTATATGCAAGGCGGATTAACCTATTCTCATGTCAAATACGGGGTCTTAATGGCTTTGCAGAGTATGAGGGAGCGCAAGCTGCTGTAG
- a CDS encoding GNAT family protein produces MLNVDYTNYYWQDDEIRLRSIEAEDWENIYLSAFDTPARRFLECTIELPPTSSVAKKFVEENVEFTSTNGRIMFTIENMNGDTVGGINLNSIDERNGTFSIGIVIDHPYRGKGYGTRAVHMLLKYAFFERRLNKFNDYVLEGNEASAAMLRKVGCVQEGVRRQIFYINGKYHDSMVFGLTKNEYRDLHHKDHHNK; encoded by the coding sequence ATGCTAAATGTAGATTATACAAACTATTATTGGCAAGATGATGAAATTAGATTGCGTTCAATAGAGGCTGAGGATTGGGAAAATATATATTTATCTGCATTCGATACCCCTGCCCGTCGTTTTCTGGAATGTACTATTGAATTGCCGCCCACAAGCTCGGTTGCGAAGAAGTTCGTTGAAGAAAATGTTGAATTTACATCCACTAATGGCCGAATCATGTTTACTATTGAAAATATGAACGGTGACACGGTAGGTGGTATTAATTTAAACAGTATTGACGAGAGGAATGGTACGTTCAGCATAGGTATTGTAATTGATCATCCCTATCGAGGGAAGGGTTACGGTACCAGGGCAGTGCACATGCTCTTAAAATATGCATTTTTCGAGCGCAGACTTAATAAATTTAATGATTATGTTCTGGAGGGAAATGAAGCATCGGCTGCTATGCTTAGAAAAGTAGGATGCGTTCAAGAAGGAGTCCGACGTCAAATCTTCTATATCAATGGTAAATATCATGATTCTATGGTGTTTGGTTTAACAAAGAATGAATATAGGGATCTTCATCATAAGGATCATCACAATAAATAA
- a CDS encoding MerR family transcriptional regulator — MGDEIRRNMALFPIGIVMKLTDLSARQIRYYEQHSLIVPARTSGNQRLFSFNDVERLLEIKALIEKGVNIAGIKQVMNPVSKESEEATVITPDTEVRRRELSDSQLHRLLKQELVSGKRPGQVSLIQGELSRFFNK, encoded by the coding sequence ATGGGTGATGAAATCCGCAGAAATATGGCATTATTTCCTATTGGAATCGTAATGAAGTTAACTGATCTATCCGCCAGACAAATTCGTTATTATGAGCAGCACAGCCTGATCGTACCTGCGCGTACCTCCGGCAACCAGCGTTTGTTCTCCTTTAATGATGTGGAACGTCTGCTTGAGATTAAGGCGTTGATTGAGAAGGGTGTTAATATTGCCGGCATCAAGCAGGTGATGAACCCTGTCTCGAAGGAATCTGAAGAAGCTACGGTTATTACCCCTGATACAGAGGTGAGACGTAGAGAGTTGTCTGATTCGCAGCTTCACCGTCTGCTGAAGCAGGAGCTGGTTTCCGGTAAAAGACCGGGACAAGTGTCTCTAATCCAAGGTGAGCTATCCCGGTTTTTTAATAAATAA
- a CDS encoding penicillin-binding protein 1A encodes MSRDQLTRSGGNRNRGSQPSSSQGKPKKKKKRFLTKKRVLWSLFFSVALAIFCALGGYLFIMLNGQKLLDENRDKLTVNPPTQIFDRNRNLIGELSLEKSDPVEYQDIPKLLIDAFVATEDKRFFEHNGVDLWSIGRAAVKDIAARSMVEGGSTITQQLAKNIFLTRDKTFFRKATEVSIAVALEKTETKEEIIKMYLNRIPFGGTVYGIKAASIRYFGESNLNKLELWQIATLAAMPKGPSRYNPLRNPELSKERRGVVLQLMYEQKLITKEQMDEAKVVDYNYKPPEKKQRYQAFIDYAIGEAEDKFGLTEDDLNIGGYKIYTTMDKHAQETIEDAFADSDNFEKSVDDELVQGSMTIVNQENGSVVALMGGRNYEKKGYSRIDGSRRSPGSAFKPLVSYAPALESGKFTNDSMLSNEKQCFGKYCPNNLHGYSKSISMSDALTKSENIPAVWLLNEIGVNTGFQFAKKLGINLKDEDKNLSLALGGMSEGTNTMEMAQAYSAFANGGELREAYAIKSIADSDDKTVYKANTKPDRVMSEQTAYQMTEMMQRVVQDGTGKKAKINRPVAGKTGTTQSGYKGISSNRDVWFVGYTPEWTAAVWMGYDKPSKTHLLKNSSPLAAAFWGKVMEKALEGVPAKQFPVPKGAAPEVEATPTPEAVSAVAGFQAAYDPSTMTVNMSWNPAAASGVEYRIYRRETSETDFTSIMNTMASNIGDISAMPGLSYEYYVTAYYQELDQESEPSETVTVSVQDELQTPEPEITPDPNMPTDNPDNGGNSGNGDNGGNPPDNGPGNNGSGNNGPGNHGPGNNGNGQGGEGGSGAATSPPEMTPPPATPEPLPTPAPEATSGTVDPGIIPDPNAGTDPASDPGSGFVEGPGNVH; translated from the coding sequence ATGTCCAGAGACCAACTAACCCGGAGCGGCGGCAATAGAAACAGAGGAAGTCAGCCGTCTAGCTCCCAAGGGAAGCCGAAGAAAAAAAAGAAAAGGTTCTTAACCAAAAAACGTGTGCTGTGGAGTTTGTTTTTTTCAGTTGCGCTGGCTATTTTTTGTGCGCTGGGCGGGTATTTGTTCATCATGCTGAACGGGCAGAAGCTGCTGGATGAGAACCGAGATAAGCTGACGGTGAATCCGCCGACGCAGATTTTTGACCGGAACCGGAATCTGATCGGCGAGCTGTCGCTGGAGAAGAGCGACCCGGTGGAATACCAGGATATTCCCAAGCTGCTGATTGACGCATTTGTAGCCACCGAGGACAAAAGGTTCTTCGAGCACAACGGGGTGGATCTCTGGTCCATCGGACGCGCGGCTGTCAAGGATATTGCGGCGCGCAGCATGGTTGAAGGCGGCAGTACGATCACCCAGCAGCTGGCGAAGAATATCTTCCTGACCCGGGATAAGACCTTCTTCCGTAAGGCGACCGAGGTTTCGATTGCCGTGGCACTGGAGAAAACAGAAACCAAAGAAGAAATCATTAAGATGTACCTGAACCGGATTCCTTTCGGCGGAACGGTTTACGGGATTAAGGCTGCTTCCATCCGTTATTTCGGGGAAAGCAATCTGAATAAACTTGAGCTGTGGCAAATAGCGACCTTGGCTGCAATGCCCAAAGGGCCATCCCGTTATAATCCGCTGCGTAACCCCGAGCTGTCGAAGGAACGCCGCGGCGTAGTGCTTCAACTCATGTATGAGCAGAAGCTGATCACTAAGGAGCAGATGGACGAGGCGAAGGTCGTGGATTACAACTACAAGCCGCCTGAGAAGAAGCAGCGTTACCAGGCATTCATCGATTATGCGATTGGTGAGGCTGAGGACAAATTCGGGCTGACCGAGGATGATCTCAACATCGGCGGCTATAAGATTTATACAACCATGGATAAGCATGCTCAGGAGACGATTGAGGATGCTTTTGCCGACAGTGATAACTTCGAGAAGAGTGTGGACGATGAGCTGGTCCAGGGCTCAATGACTATTGTGAATCAGGAGAATGGCAGCGTTGTAGCCTTGATGGGCGGACGTAACTATGAGAAAAAAGGCTACAGCCGGATCGACGGCAGCCGCCGCTCACCGGGTTCTGCCTTCAAGCCCCTGGTATCCTATGCACCGGCACTGGAATCCGGCAAATTCACGAATGATTCCATGCTGAGTAATGAGAAGCAGTGCTTCGGCAAATATTGTCCGAACAATCTGCACGGGTACTCGAAATCGATCAGTATGAGTGATGCGCTGACGAAGTCGGAGAATATTCCGGCGGTCTGGCTGCTGAATGAGATCGGTGTGAATACCGGCTTTCAGTTCGCCAAGAAGCTGGGGATCAACCTGAAGGATGAAGACAAGAACCTGTCGCTCGCCCTCGGAGGGATGAGTGAGGGAACGAACACGATGGAGATGGCCCAGGCTTACAGCGCCTTCGCCAACGGCGGAGAGCTGCGGGAGGCATATGCTATCAAGTCGATAGCCGACAGTGATGATAAGACGGTCTACAAGGCGAACACCAAGCCAGACCGTGTAATGAGTGAACAGACGGCTTATCAGATGACTGAGATGATGCAGCGTGTTGTACAGGACGGTACGGGTAAAAAAGCAAAAATTAACCGTCCGGTAGCCGGTAAGACCGGTACAACGCAGAGCGGGTATAAGGGCATCAGCTCGAACCGTGATGTCTGGTTCGTCGGCTATACGCCGGAATGGACGGCTGCAGTATGGATGGGCTATGACAAGCCGAGCAAAACCCATCTGCTGAAGAACAGCAGTCCGCTGGCCGCTGCCTTCTGGGGCAAGGTGATGGAGAAGGCGCTAGAAGGTGTACCTGCCAAGCAGTTCCCGGTACCGAAGGGTGCTGCTCCAGAGGTAGAGGCTACACCGACACCTGAAGCGGTATCGGCGGTAGCGGGCTTCCAGGCTGCTTATGATCCATCCACGATGACGGTGAACATGAGCTGGAATCCTGCTGCGGCCAGCGGGGTAGAATACCGTATTTACCGCCGTGAGACCTCTGAGACGGACTTCACATCGATTATGAACACCATGGCCTCGAATATCGGGGACATCAGTGCGATGCCGGGACTGTCCTATGAATATTATGTGACTGCATATTATCAGGAGCTTGATCAGGAGAGCGAACCGTCCGAGACTGTAACTGTGTCCGTTCAGGATGAGCTTCAGACCCCTGAGCCAGAGATAACGCCTGACCCGAATATGCCTACGGATAACCCCGATAACGGCGGCAATTCAGGAAATGGTGATAACGGCGGCAATCCGCCGGATAATGGACCAGGAAATAACGGTTCTGGTAATAATGGACCGGGCAACCATGGTCCAGGTAATAACGGCAATGGTCAAGGAGGGGAGGGCGGCAGCGGAGCAGCCACATCCCCTCCTGAGATGACACCGCCGCCTGCCACGCCAGAGCCGTTACCGACACCGGCACCGGAGGCGACGAGCGGTACTGTCGATCCCGGAATCATCCCTGACCCGAATGCCGGAACCGATCCGGCAAGTGATCCGGGCAGCGGTTTTGTTGAAGGCCCCGGCAATGTGCATTAG
- the hflX gene encoding GTPase HflX, protein MAITTHDTETEVQDRAILVSLVTDKIKRTGIDPELSLQELVQLAETAGVEVLDVLRQNKETPDSRWFIGKGKVEELRMAADGLGANTAIFDQELSGAQVRNLEEALDLKIIDRTQLILDIFAGRAKTREGIIQVELAQLSYLLPRLSGQGKNLSRQGGGIGTRGPGESKLETDRRHIRDRITELKRQLDEVVKTRELHREHRRKSGAVQVALVGYTNAGKSTLLKQLTDADVYIENQLFATLDPTSRVLQLPGGKEVVLTDTVGFIQNLPHDLVASFRATLEEVNEANLVLHVVDSSSPMREEQMEVVQTILQDLGAAGKPQVVLFNKIDLCQPEQLEMLPTGEGFLKISAFNEDDLSRITEIISDQLAGDTLIFRIPGDRGDLSSLLYRVGEVLEPDYDGSDVLYNVRLNKEDYDKWSYKLAEFVEPQ, encoded by the coding sequence ATGGCAATCACAACACATGATACAGAGACCGAAGTACAGGACCGCGCGATCCTTGTCAGTCTGGTTACGGACAAAATCAAACGCACGGGCATAGACCCGGAGCTTTCGCTTCAGGAACTGGTACAATTAGCCGAGACCGCCGGGGTGGAGGTGCTGGATGTACTGCGGCAGAATAAGGAGACCCCGGATTCTAGATGGTTTATCGGTAAAGGCAAGGTGGAAGAGCTTCGGATGGCCGCTGACGGGCTTGGCGCGAATACCGCCATCTTCGATCAGGAGCTGTCCGGGGCGCAGGTGCGTAATCTGGAAGAGGCGCTGGATCTCAAAATCATTGACCGTACGCAGCTGATTCTCGATATCTTTGCCGGACGCGCGAAGACCCGTGAAGGGATTATCCAGGTAGAGCTGGCCCAGCTGTCTTATCTGCTGCCGCGTCTGTCCGGGCAAGGTAAGAATCTGTCGCGTCAGGGAGGCGGAATCGGTACGAGAGGCCCCGGAGAGAGCAAGCTGGAGACGGATCGCCGGCATATCCGGGACCGCATTACCGAGCTGAAGCGCCAGCTGGATGAGGTGGTCAAGACCCGCGAGCTGCACCGTGAACACCGCCGCAAGAGCGGTGCGGTTCAAGTGGCGCTGGTAGGCTATACCAACGCTGGCAAATCCACGCTGCTGAAGCAGCTGACAGATGCCGATGTGTACATCGAGAACCAATTGTTCGCTACCCTTGACCCTACCTCACGTGTGCTTCAGCTTCCGGGCGGCAAGGAGGTCGTGCTTACGGACACCGTCGGCTTCATTCAGAATCTGCCGCATGATCTTGTAGCCTCCTTCCGTGCTACGCTGGAAGAAGTGAATGAAGCCAATCTGGTGCTGCATGTGGTGGATTCCTCTTCTCCGATGCGTGAGGAGCAGATGGAGGTCGTTCAGACGATTCTGCAGGATCTGGGCGCAGCAGGCAAGCCGCAGGTTGTATTGTTCAACAAAATTGATCTGTGTCAGCCGGAACAGCTGGAGATGCTTCCGACCGGTGAGGGCTTCCTGAAGATCAGTGCTTTTAATGAGGACGACCTCTCACGGATCACGGAGATCATCAGCGACCAGCTTGCCGGGGATACTCTAATCTTCCGCATCCCCGGAGACCGGGGGGATCTGTCTTCTCTGCTCTACCGGGTGGGCGAGGTGCTTGAACCGGATTATGACGGAAGCGATGTACTCTATAACGTGCGGCTGAACAAAGAGGACTACGATAAATGGAGCTACAAGCTGGCTGAATTCGTGGAGCCGCAATAA
- a CDS encoding L,D-transpeptidase, giving the protein MPNYRIIVDLSQRMLYLLDNDVVTRGFPVGIGKMLTVSPVGEYTIINKQPNPGGPFGAFWMGLSKPHYGIHGTNNPASIGHMVSHGCIRMYNADVLTLAALVPIGTRVTIRE; this is encoded by the coding sequence ATGCCCAATTACCGAATTATCGTCGATCTGTCACAGCGCATGCTGTACCTGCTGGATAATGACGTCGTCACCAGAGGCTTCCCTGTCGGCATCGGCAAAATGTTAACCGTCTCGCCTGTTGGCGAATACACCATCATTAACAAGCAGCCCAATCCAGGTGGCCCGTTCGGAGCCTTCTGGATGGGTCTATCCAAGCCGCATTATGGTATCCATGGAACCAATAACCCTGCCTCCATCGGCCACATGGTCTCCCATGGCTGTATCCGCATGTATAACGCAGATGTTCTCACCCTTGCTGCCCTCGTTCCTATAGGTACCCGTGTCACCATCAGGGAATAG
- a CDS encoding ATP-binding protein translates to MEEATAIESLLQRKQENEAAVAVMMCGVAGSGKTTFALKLEQEGFARLSIDEDIWSTHGRYGLDYPEEAYESFKEQSERKLRKELIELLAGKRHVVVDFSFWQKRRRDEYKELIEQHGGQWVLVHLKVEPVELRRRLRIRSARFDANAAFTITGEILTRFLNGFETPTGEGEWIIEA, encoded by the coding sequence TTGGAGGAAGCAACAGCTATTGAAAGCTTGCTGCAGAGAAAGCAGGAGAATGAAGCTGCCGTCGCTGTAATGATGTGTGGAGTAGCGGGATCGGGCAAGACGACCTTTGCGCTCAAGCTGGAGCAGGAGGGATTCGCCCGGCTGTCCATCGATGAGGATATCTGGAGTACCCATGGCCGTTATGGCCTTGATTACCCGGAAGAGGCTTATGAATCCTTCAAGGAACAGTCGGAGCGCAAGCTGCGTAAGGAGCTAATAGAGCTGCTTGCCGGAAAGCGCCATGTCGTGGTTGATTTCAGCTTCTGGCAGAAGCGAAGACGTGACGAATACAAAGAGCTGATCGAGCAGCACGGAGGACAGTGGGTCTTGGTTCACCTGAAGGTAGAGCCGGTAGAGCTGCGCCGGAGGCTCCGCATCCGCAGCGCGCGGTTTGACGCCAATGCGGCATTCACCATTACCGGGGAGATTCTGACCCGTTTCCTGAACGGATTTGAGACGCCAACGGGCGAAGGGGAATGGATCATTGAAGCATAA
- a CDS encoding DUF402 domain-containing protein: MKRKFGDRANWRRITRRHFACRYVETREFSGYITLYTIYGLKEPLWKSYGRHTYRIADKGYSWLQYFPKDSHYIVTAMFDERQNIVQWYIDTCKVQGVTDQGVPWFDDLYLDVVVLWNGEVFLLDEDELEEALEREDITESDYQLAWSTANAILRAIDAHAFPYFSLSLKHRAELFHHGEFRRK; encoded by the coding sequence ATGAAACGTAAATTCGGAGACCGGGCCAACTGGCGCAGGATTACCCGCCGCCATTTTGCCTGCCGCTATGTGGAGACCCGGGAGTTCAGCGGTTATATCACACTCTACACTATATACGGGCTGAAGGAGCCGCTGTGGAAGAGTTACGGCAGGCATACATACCGCATTGCGGACAAGGGATATTCATGGCTGCAGTATTTTCCCAAGGACAGCCACTATATTGTGACGGCCATGTTTGATGAACGGCAAAATATTGTGCAGTGGTATATTGACACCTGCAAGGTCCAGGGCGTGACGGATCAGGGGGTTCCCTGGTTCGACGATCTGTATCTGGACGTTGTAGTGCTGTGGAATGGCGAAGTGTTTTTGCTGGATGAGGATGAACTGGAGGAAGCGCTGGAGCGGGAAGATATCACGGAGAGTGATTATCAGTTAGCCTGGTCAACAGCCAATGCCATACTGCGTGCGATAGACGCTCATGCCTTTCCGTATTTCTCCCTTTCACTGAAGCATCGCGCCGAATTGTTTCATCACGGAGAATTTAGGAGGAAGTAG
- a CDS encoding AAA family ATPase: MNGHVAAASNGREERRPSRQINIVLNNQAPAPVSGLPADNASGTAAPKPGSHSGLFQELSRELDALVGLDNIKELVFEIYALLQVAQMRSEAGLATGGQAYHMVFKGNPGTGKTTVARIVAKLFQRMGVLSKGHLIEVERADLVGEYIGHTAQKTRDLVKKALGGILFIDEAYSLARGGDKDFGKEAIDTLVKSMEDHRSQFVLILAGYSGEIDYFLMSNPGLPSRFPIQVEFPDYTIDQLLQIAELMAKDRDYILMPQAILRLKQHLLTEKTESLHAFSNARYVRNSIEKAVRAQAVRLLNQYESTSPGKQELMTLRIEDFKG; this comes from the coding sequence GTGAACGGACATGTAGCGGCGGCAAGCAACGGACGGGAAGAACGCAGACCGTCCAGGCAGATTAACATTGTGCTGAATAATCAGGCTCCGGCTCCGGTGTCCGGCTTGCCGGCTGATAACGCAAGCGGCACGGCAGCTCCCAAGCCCGGCAGCCATAGCGGACTGTTCCAGGAGCTGAGCCGGGAGCTGGATGCACTTGTAGGTCTGGATAACATCAAAGAGCTGGTCTTCGAGATCTATGCCCTGCTGCAGGTGGCCCAGATGCGCAGTGAAGCCGGACTTGCCACCGGAGGTCAGGCCTACCATATGGTATTTAAGGGCAATCCGGGAACAGGCAAAACCACGGTTGCACGGATTGTGGCGAAGCTGTTCCAGCGGATGGGTGTGCTCAGCAAAGGGCATCTTATTGAAGTAGAGCGCGCAGATCTGGTAGGCGAATATATCGGACATACTGCCCAGAAGACGCGTGATCTGGTTAAAAAAGCGCTTGGAGGCATTCTCTTCATCGATGAAGCTTACAGTCTGGCACGCGGCGGAGACAAGGACTTCGGCAAGGAGGCCATCGACACATTAGTCAAATCGATGGAGGACCACCGCAGCCAGTTTGTCCTGATTCTGGCCGGGTACTCCGGCGAGATTGATTATTTTCTGATGAGCAATCCGGGTCTGCCCTCGCGGTTTCCGATCCAGGTTGAATTTCCCGACTACACCATCGACCAGCTGTTGCAGATTGCCGAGCTGATGGCCAAGGACCGTGATTATATTCTGATGCCGCAGGCCATACTCAGACTCAAGCAGCATTTGCTTACAGAGAAGACAGAGAGTCTGCACGCTTTCAGCAATGCAAGGTATGTGCGCAACAGTATTGAGAAGGCCGTACGTGCACAGGCTGTACGTTTACTGAACCAATATGAGAGCACAAGTCCGGGCAAGCAAGAGCTGATGACGCTGCGGATTGAGGATTTCAAAGGATAG